A stretch of Borrelia turcica IST7 DNA encodes these proteins:
- a CDS encoding flagellar protein FlbA: MSDLIFKKKKFEKILVVKTYDKKFSEINLMNINDNISKIEKFIDEVPNCVKELNNVDILCKGNYLDYLNFKKKEELKKLVKLKNEYNKHYDTYLEKYKEEKKVKILIKILNDTIIKGKEKKESSFLDEYVNYEICRKLGNSNE, translated from the coding sequence TTGAGTGATTTAATATTTAAAAAGAAGAAATTTGAAAAAATATTAGTTGTTAAAACTTATGATAAGAAATTTAGTGAAATTAATTTAATGAATATAAATGATAATATTTCAAAAATAGAAAAGTTTATTGATGAAGTTCCTAATTGTGTAAAGGAATTAAACAATGTAGATATTCTTTGTAAGGGGAATTATTTGGATTATTTAAATTTTAAAAAGAAAGAAGAATTAAAAAAGCTTGTAAAATTGAAGAATGAATATAATAAGCATTATGATACTTATTTAGAAAAGTATAAAGAAGAAAAGAAGGTCAAAATATTAATAAAAATTTTAAATGATACTATAATTAAGGGAAAAGAAAAAAAAGAAAGTTCATTTTTAGATGAATATGTTAACTATGAAATTTGTAGAAAATTAGGGAATAGTAATGAGTAG
- a CDS encoding flagellar FlbD family protein — MIYVTKLNGDGYYLNPYHIESIEANPDTTILLMNGKKLVVKENIEEVVDRIKMYRREVAFLGKVTQEDEGVGL; from the coding sequence ATGATTTATGTAACTAAATTAAATGGAGATGGTTATTACTTAAATCCTTATCATATTGAGAGTATTGAGGCTAATCCCGATACTACGATTCTTCTGATGAATGGTAAGAAATTAGTTGTAAAAGAAAATATAGAAGAGGTGGTAGATAGAATTAAAATGTATAGAAGAGAGGTTGCTTTTTTAGGTAAAGTTACACAAGAGGATGAGGGAGTTGGGTTATGA
- a CDS encoding flagellar hook-length control protein FliK gives MDNLSKVVSNNFNLLSKDLGLVNLDGLLDKGRKGGFLDLIFSEMKGVSKIRGSVLDFLRFLKGNGLIDKKFKKMSLDKTFAFEKLSDAGFMSDLKSLVKKMGNLSGFENFRALGENLSGDRLINQKEIIKGIENFLSEINVLFGNMNSLLGFDIVRVDLDSSYNELDLEKRDKEKNIINIDVKNFKRNDGVRELFNVEARFRVVDNENSVNKYNIKEAFDGMGEFVGDLYSSDTVKYNKESFIGNINDNLMSEWNLKVNHNIVDKAKIVLKSNDTGEIRLILKPRELGSIRINLNLDSNNNLFGRIIVDNQNVRALFEQNMYSISKMLDDNGFNTSLSLSLAGSDSGFFSGYFKDQGEGRGFSFDESKIFKLEDDVEISGDLEKSINFIV, from the coding sequence ATGGATAATTTAAGTAAGGTTGTTTCAAATAATTTTAACTTATTGAGTAAAGACTTAGGTTTGGTAAATTTAGATGGTCTTTTGGATAAAGGACGTAAAGGTGGATTTTTGGATCTTATTTTTTCAGAAATGAAAGGTGTATCTAAAATTAGAGGTTCTGTTTTAGATTTTTTGAGATTTTTAAAAGGCAATGGCCTTATAGATAAGAAATTTAAAAAGATGTCTTTAGATAAGACTTTTGCTTTTGAAAAACTTAGTGATGCTGGTTTTATGTCTGATTTGAAATCTTTAGTAAAAAAGATGGGTAATTTATCGGGTTTTGAAAATTTTAGAGCTTTGGGTGAAAATTTGTCTGGTGATAGACTTATTAATCAGAAGGAAATAATAAAGGGTATTGAAAATTTTCTGTCTGAGATTAATGTTTTGTTTGGAAACATGAATTCTCTTTTGGGTTTTGATATCGTACGCGTAGATCTTGATTCTAGTTATAATGAATTGGATCTTGAAAAAAGAGATAAGGAAAAGAATATTATTAATATTGATGTTAAGAATTTTAAGAGAAATGATGGTGTACGGGAATTGTTTAATGTAGAGGCTAGGTTTAGAGTAGTTGATAATGAAAATTCTGTTAATAAATATAATATTAAAGAAGCATTTGATGGAATGGGAGAATTTGTTGGTGATCTTTATAGTTCTGACACAGTAAAATACAATAAAGAATCTTTTATTGGTAATATTAATGATAACTTAATGTCAGAGTGGAATTTAAAGGTTAATCACAATATTGTGGATAAGGCTAAGATTGTGTTAAAATCGAATGATACAGGAGAGATTAGATTGATTTTAAAGCCTAGAGAGCTTGGTAGCATACGAATTAATTTAAATCTTGATTCTAATAATAATTTATTTGGTAGGATAATAGTTGATAATCAAAATGTTAGAGCTCTTTTTGAGCAAAATATGTATTCAATCAGCAAAATGTTAGATGATAATGGGTTTAATACTAGTTTGAGTCTTTCTCTTGCGGGTAGTGATTCTGGATTTTTTTCTGGTTATTTTAAAGATCAAGGTGAGGGACGAGGGTTTTCTTTTGATGAGAGCAAAATATTTAAACTTGAAGATGATGTTGAAATTTCTGGTGATTTAGAAAAAAGTATTAATTTTATTGTTTGA
- the flgE gene encoding flagellar hook protein FlgE → MMRSLYSGVSGLQNHQTRMDVVGNNIANVNTIGFKKGRVNFQDMISQSISGASRPTEGRGGTNPKQVGLGMSVATVDTIHTQGSFQSTQKASDLGVSGNGFFILREGNNSFYTRAGAFDIDSERNLVNPANGMRIQGWMARTIGGQQVINTSSDVEDLVIPIGDKEGAKATEYITFACNLDKRLPIIEEGSSELDVARGTWVVNKTVYDGFGNTSIVELRVVKDPATPNAWNATVLVNGEENSNFSIGFNNEGALLSLNGQVGQVGDLLEFPITFGVPGANVGEAGEVQTVNFRLGNVGSYTNSITQFADASTTKAIVQDGYGMGYMENYEIDQNGVITGVYSNGIRRDIGKIALASFINPGGLAKAGDTNFIETSNSGQVRIGETGFAGLGTIRAGVLEMANVDLAEQFTDMIVTQRGFQANAKTITTSDQLLQELVRLKA, encoded by the coding sequence ATGATGAGATCTTTATATTCTGGTGTTTCTGGTCTTCAGAATCATCAAACTAGGATGGATGTTGTTGGTAATAATATTGCAAATGTGAATACAATTGGCTTTAAAAAGGGAAGAGTTAATTTTCAAGATATGATATCTCAGAGTATTTCTGGGGCATCTCGTCCTACTGAGGGGCGGGGTGGTACTAATCCTAAGCAGGTTGGGCTTGGTATGAGTGTTGCTACAGTGGATACGATTCATACTCAAGGATCTTTTCAAAGTACTCAGAAGGCTTCTGACCTTGGAGTTAGTGGTAATGGATTCTTTATTTTAAGAGAAGGCAATAATTCTTTTTATACAAGAGCTGGTGCGTTTGATATTGATTCTGAACGCAATCTTGTAAATCCTGCAAATGGAATGAGGATTCAAGGATGGATGGCAAGGACTATTGGAGGACAACAGGTTATTAATACATCTTCTGATGTTGAAGATTTAGTTATTCCTATTGGAGACAAAGAAGGGGCTAAGGCTACTGAGTATATTACTTTTGCCTGCAATCTTGACAAGAGGTTACCTATAATTGAAGAAGGTTCTAGTGAATTGGATGTTGCTCGTGGAACTTGGGTTGTTAATAAGACGGTTTATGATGGATTTGGGAATACTAGTATTGTGGAGCTTAGAGTTGTAAAGGATCCAGCTACTCCTAATGCATGGAATGCTACAGTTTTAGTGAATGGAGAGGAGAATTCTAACTTTTCAATAGGCTTTAATAATGAGGGTGCATTACTTTCTTTAAATGGTCAAGTGGGGCAGGTAGGAGATTTGCTTGAATTTCCTATAACATTTGGTGTTCCTGGTGCTAATGTTGGCGAGGCTGGGGAAGTGCAAACTGTTAATTTTAGACTTGGAAATGTTGGTAGTTATACTAATTCAATTACTCAATTTGCTGATGCAAGCACAACAAAGGCTATTGTTCAGGATGGATATGGAATGGGCTATATGGAAAATTATGAAATAGATCAAAATGGAGTCATAACAGGAGTTTATTCAAATGGTATTAGAAGAGATATTGGAAAGATTGCTCTTGCGTCATTTATTAATCCTGGAGGACTTGCTAAAGCGGGTGATACTAATTTTATTGAGACAAGTAATTCAGGTCAGGTTAGAATAGGTGAAACTGGGTTTGCAGGTCTTGGTACTATTAGGGCGGGAGTCTTAGAGATGGCTAATGTTGATCTTGCGGAACAATTTACAGATATGATCGTTACACAGAGAGGGTTTCAAGCTAATGCTAAGACTATTACTACTTCAGATCAGTTATTACAGGAACTTGTAAGACTTAAGGCATAG
- the flgD gene encoding flagellar hook assembly protein FlgD, which yields MNVGRVKEASNASVERGSKGANLGRDDFLKLLITQLRYQDPTDPMKDKEFIAQMAQFSALEQMTNMSKSFEKLSSSLSINRDLDLLGKIVEFEHVDGEIIKGKVTNIKAGVNPKIMVDGKYYAYENILSIGLEE from the coding sequence ATTAATGTAGGTAGGGTCAAAGAGGCTTCTAATGCTAGTGTAGAGAGAGGGTCTAAAGGCGCTAATCTTGGTAGGGATGATTTTTTAAAACTTCTTATTACTCAACTTAGATATCAGGATCCTACAGATCCGATGAAAGATAAAGAGTTTATTGCTCAGATGGCACAATTTTCTGCTCTTGAGCAAATGACAAATATGAGTAAATCTTTTGAAAAGCTATCCTCTTCGCTTTCTATAAATAGAGATTTAGATTTATTAGGTAAGATAGTTGAATTTGAACATGTTGATGGAGAGATTATTAAGGGCAAGGTAACAAATATTAAGGCAGGAGTAAATCCGAAAATTATGGTAGATGGAAAATATTATGCTTATGAAAATATTTTGTCAATAGGTTTGGAGGAGTAA
- a CDS encoding motility protein A has product MNLASILGWGVGFGAILISMAFTPTGLGVFWDLSSVFITVVGSFSALMASSEIIAVKKIPTYLGFFFKKSSFAKASNIKTLVELSEKARKEGLLSLDDELEQINDPFFKSGMRLVVDGADPEIIRTMLYLELDQMQERHKMGANLFGTWAKLAPAFGMTGTLIGLIALLGNLEDKSALGSSMAVALITTLYGTIMANLMFIPVQIKLESIDNEETAVKTMIVEGILSIQAGDNPRILEQKLVTFLTPKDRNQVGSVLGGE; this is encoded by the coding sequence ATGAATTTGGCTAGTATACTTGGGTGGGGAGTTGGATTTGGAGCTATTTTAATTTCTATGGCATTTACTCCAACAGGATTAGGGGTTTTTTGGGATTTAAGTTCTGTATTTATTACGGTTGTTGGTTCTTTTTCTGCACTTATGGCTTCTTCAGAAATTATTGCTGTTAAGAAAATACCTACTTATTTAGGCTTTTTCTTTAAAAAGAGTTCTTTTGCTAAGGCGTCTAACATAAAGACTTTAGTAGAGCTTTCAGAAAAAGCTAGGAAAGAGGGGCTTTTATCTCTTGATGATGAACTTGAACAAATTAATGATCCATTTTTTAAGTCTGGAATGAGACTTGTTGTTGATGGTGCTGACCCTGAAATAATTAGAACTATGCTTTATCTTGAACTAGATCAAATGCAGGAGAGACACAAGATGGGTGCTAATCTTTTTGGAACTTGGGCAAAGCTTGCTCCTGCTTTTGGAATGACAGGTACGCTTATTGGACTTATAGCTCTTCTTGGAAATTTAGAAGATAAGTCAGCTCTGGGTTCTTCTATGGCTGTTGCTCTTATTACAACTCTTTATGGTACAATAATGGCAAATTTGATGTTTATTCCTGTTCAAATTAAGTTAGAATCTATAGATAATGAAGAGACGGCAGTGAAAACGATGATAGTTGAAGGTATTTTATCAATTCAGGCAGGGGATAATCCTAGAATTTTGGAGCAAAAGTTAGTGACATTCTTGACGCCTAAGGATAGAAATCAGGTTGGAAGTGTTCTTGGAGGTGAATGA
- a CDS encoding periplasmic-type flagellar collar protein FlbB, which yields MSSVLSFLSRLCLWLFLIVFFMGLSFFLIDLFGIYRTRDYFPLYVKNLFFSENMQPFEDTHISLDEIRMIKEREAIDIKSQQVEKLREELKEREDSLNKLEAELNQKQRDLDLKQKVIDDIVNKYKDEDANFVQSALYLMNMPPEDAVRRLEELNDEIAISYIRKVEDVSKKEGRASIVPYWLSLMDAKKAAVLMRKMSVGSLE from the coding sequence ATGAGTAGTGTTTTGTCATTCTTATCTAGACTATGTTTATGGCTTTTTTTGATTGTTTTTTTCATGGGACTTTCATTTTTTTTGATTGATTTATTTGGAATATATAGAACTAGAGATTATTTTCCACTGTATGTAAAGAATTTATTTTTTAGTGAAAATATGCAACCTTTTGAGGATACACATATTAGTCTTGATGAAATTAGAATGATAAAGGAAAGAGAAGCTATTGATATTAAGAGCCAACAAGTTGAAAAGTTAAGAGAGGAATTAAAGGAAAGAGAAGATAGTTTGAATAAGCTTGAAGCCGAACTGAATCAAAAGCAAAGAGATTTAGATTTAAAACAGAAGGTGATTGATGATATTGTTAACAAGTATAAAGATGAGGACGCAAATTTTGTACAGTCTGCTCTATATTTAATGAATATGCCACCAGAAGATGCGGTTAGAAGGCTTGAGGAACTTAATGATGAGATTGCAATATCTTATATACGTAAGGTAGAAGATGTTTCTAAAAAGGAGGGACGTGCATCTATTGTTCCTTATTGGTTATCTCTTATGGATGCTAAGAAAGCTGCTGTATTGATGAGAAAGATGTCTGTTGGTTCGTTGGAGTGA
- the fliE gene encoding flagellar hook-basal body complex protein FliE: MRVDSFFMDNNVYLLRKDPLHFELNAKGFKADDGLPKTFKDVFLDSISRVNDSQLNVSRMVERAIVEPGKVDVHDVVVAMAKASMNLNITKAVVERSIRAYQDIINIR; encoded by the coding sequence ATGAGAGTTGATTCTTTTTTTATGGATAATAATGTTTATTTGTTGCGTAAGGATCCTTTACATTTTGAGTTAAATGCAAAGGGTTTTAAAGCTGACGATGGATTGCCTAAAACTTTTAAGGATGTATTTTTGGATTCAATCTCTAGGGTAAATGATAGCCAATTAAATGTGTCTAGGATGGTAGAGAGGGCTATTGTAGAGCCAGGTAAAGTTGATGTACATGATGTTGTTGTGGCTATGGCTAAGGCTAGTATGAATTTAAATATCACGAAAGCTGTTGTTGAAAGAAGTATTAGAGCTTATCAAGATATAATTAATATTCGTTAA
- the fliH gene encoding flagellar assembly protein FliH — protein MPKILYKSKEITNVVKLEFVEIANPIFESLEIRKKENEVFDIDNQVVSLRNELEILMDKRVKLQEELDNGRELARKEIEEESARILREAREQASKIVDLANERSEVLQREAEGKKEAIERESNLEIEKIVKEYEDRLKNELEVATTMGRKEGYEAGFSKGCEDFDRLLGKLNSMIASLVAKRREILESSGDQIMKLVMQIAVKVVKKIVDTQKNVVIENVNEALRKIKNKTNIIIRVNLDDVDIVRHEKNEFISKFNFIEHLEVIEDVNIGKGGCVIETDFGEIDARISSQLDRIEERLKNFS, from the coding sequence TTGCCTAAGATTTTATATAAATCAAAAGAAATTACAAATGTAGTAAAGTTGGAATTTGTTGAGATTGCGAATCCTATTTTTGAATCTTTGGAAATTAGAAAAAAAGAAAATGAAGTTTTTGATATAGATAATCAGGTTGTTAGTCTTAGGAATGAACTTGAAATTTTAATGGACAAGAGAGTAAAACTTCAAGAAGAGCTTGATAATGGACGTGAGCTTGCTAGGAAGGAAATAGAAGAAGAATCTGCTAGGATTCTTAGAGAAGCTAGGGAGCAGGCTAGTAAAATAGTGGATTTAGCTAATGAGAGATCCGAAGTTTTGCAAAGAGAAGCTGAGGGTAAAAAAGAGGCAATAGAGAGAGAGTCTAATCTTGAAATTGAAAAAATAGTAAAAGAGTATGAAGATAGGTTGAAGAATGAACTTGAGGTTGCAACTACTATGGGAAGAAAAGAAGGATATGAAGCAGGCTTTAGTAAGGGTTGTGAAGATTTTGATAGGTTATTAGGCAAATTAAATAGTATGATAGCGTCTTTAGTTGCAAAGAGGAGAGAAATTCTTGAATCTTCAGGGGATCAGATAATGAAGCTTGTCATGCAGATTGCAGTTAAAGTGGTTAAAAAAATTGTAGACACTCAAAAGAATGTTGTCATAGAAAATGTGAATGAAGCTTTAAGAAAAATAAAAAATAAAACAAATATTATTATTCGAGTTAATCTTGATGATGTAGATATTGTTAGACATGAGAAGAATGAGTTCATTTCTAAGTTTAATTTTATAGAACATTTAGAAGTTATTGAGGATGTAAATATAGGAAAGGGTGGTTGTGTTATTGAAACGGATTTTGGAGAAATTGATGCACGTATTTCATCTCAGCTTGATAGGATAGAAGAAAGACTTAAGAATTTTTCTTAA
- the fliG gene encoding flagellar motor switch protein FliG, translated as MEDRNEKDTLDISTLTGKQKAAILLVSVGSEISSKVFKYLSQEEIESLTFEIAKLDTITSELKDSVLLEFKELMMAQEFIQKGGIDYARELLEKSLGTQKAVDIINNLGSALQSRPFEFIRRADPANILNFIQQEHPQTIALILSYLDPQKASFILSSLPTEIQTNVARRIALMDRTSPEVVREVERVLEKKLASLSSEDYTSAGGVDNVVEIINMADRKTEKFIIESLEEEDPELAEEIKKKMFVFEDIVLLDDRSIQRVLREIDGQELAKALKSVDVPVQEKIFKNMSKRAAGMLKEDMEFLGPTRRKDVEESQQKIVSLIRKLEEQGEIVISRGGEEDVLV; from the coding sequence ATGGAAGATAGAAATGAAAAAGACACGCTTGATATATCTACTTTAACGGGGAAACAGAAAGCAGCTATTTTATTGGTTTCAGTAGGTTCAGAGATTTCATCTAAGGTTTTTAAGTATCTCTCTCAGGAGGAGATAGAGTCTTTAACCTTTGAGATAGCAAAACTTGATACTATTACTTCTGAACTTAAAGATAGTGTTCTTTTGGAATTTAAAGAATTGATGATGGCTCAAGAATTTATTCAAAAGGGTGGAATAGATTATGCTAGGGAGCTTCTTGAAAAATCTCTTGGTACTCAAAAGGCTGTCGATATTATTAATAATTTGGGGTCTGCTTTACAGTCAAGACCTTTTGAATTTATTAGAAGAGCAGATCCTGCTAATATTTTAAATTTTATACAACAGGAACATCCACAAACAATTGCTCTAATACTTTCATATCTTGATCCTCAAAAAGCTTCATTTATTTTATCAAGTCTTCCTACTGAAATACAGACTAATGTTGCAAGAAGGATTGCATTGATGGATAGAACTTCTCCGGAAGTGGTAAGGGAAGTTGAGAGGGTACTTGAGAAAAAGTTGGCCTCTTTATCTTCAGAAGATTATACTTCAGCTGGTGGTGTTGATAATGTTGTTGAGATAATTAATATGGCGGATAGAAAGACAGAGAAATTTATTATTGAGTCTCTTGAAGAGGAAGATCCTGAACTTGCCGAAGAAATAAAGAAAAAGATGTTTGTGTTTGAAGATATTGTTCTTCTTGATGATAGGTCAATACAAAGAGTTTTAAGAGAAATAGATGGGCAAGAATTGGCAAAGGCTTTAAAATCCGTTGATGTTCCTGTTCAGGAAAAGATTTTTAAAAATATGTCCAAAAGAGCTGCTGGAATGCTTAAAGAAGATATGGAATTTTTGGGGCCTACTAGACGTAAGGATGTTGAAGAATCTCAGCAAAAGATTGTTTCTTTGATTAGGAAATTGGAGGAGCAGGGTGAAATAGTGATTTCTAGAGGCGGTGAAGAAGATGTGCTTGTTTAG
- a CDS encoding FliI/YscN family ATPase produces MDDFFESYSKVLDNVEPISLVGKIKKIKGLLVESLGPKCGIGDLCLIEQRNGKKIYAEVLGFNGSLVSLMAYEGFDGIEVGDKVYSLNKRPQINLSDELLGRVIDSLGRPIDNKGQFFCKHYKEIGFRRINPLSRGVFSEQISTGVRVLDGFLPIAKGQRVGIFSGAGVGKSTLLGMIAKHSKADVNVIAFIGERGRELNEFIKYELGEERLKKSVLVVSTSDESPISRYKGAYTATLIAEHFRDKGLDVILLFDSITRFASAKREIGLSMGEPPTAKGYPPSVFVEIPILLERSGLNGKGSITGFYTVLVEGDDFTEPIADSMKAILDGHIILDRDLSDRGVYPSINILSSTSRSLHRIVNFEKQKLISKIRNLLSVYKNYEDLIKTGIYLKGSNKEVDLAISKYPKIIDFVSQGMQEEFDFENLDNEIREILA; encoded by the coding sequence ATGGACGATTTCTTTGAGAGTTATTCAAAAGTATTAGATAATGTGGAGCCTATATCTCTTGTTGGGAAGATAAAGAAGATTAAGGGTCTTTTAGTTGAGAGTTTGGGTCCAAAATGTGGGATAGGGGATTTATGCCTGATTGAGCAGAGAAATGGGAAAAAAATATATGCTGAAGTATTGGGTTTTAATGGATCTTTGGTTAGTCTTATGGCTTATGAAGGTTTTGATGGTATTGAGGTTGGAGATAAGGTTTATTCTTTAAATAAAAGACCTCAGATTAATCTTAGTGATGAACTGCTTGGAAGGGTGATTGATTCGCTTGGTAGACCTATTGATAATAAGGGGCAGTTTTTTTGTAAGCATTATAAAGAAATAGGCTTTAGGAGAATTAATCCCCTAAGCAGAGGCGTTTTTTCTGAACAAATAAGTACTGGAGTAAGGGTTCTTGATGGATTTTTACCAATTGCAAAGGGGCAGCGTGTAGGTATTTTCTCTGGTGCTGGGGTGGGTAAATCTACTTTGCTTGGTATGATTGCTAAGCATTCAAAGGCGGATGTTAATGTTATTGCATTTATTGGAGAGAGGGGGCGTGAGCTTAATGAATTTATTAAGTATGAGCTAGGAGAAGAGCGTTTAAAAAAAAGTGTTTTGGTTGTATCAACTTCTGATGAATCTCCTATTTCAAGATATAAGGGTGCTTATACTGCGACATTAATAGCTGAGCATTTTAGAGATAAAGGTTTAGATGTTATTTTACTATTTGATTCAATTACAAGATTTGCAAGTGCAAAAAGAGAAATAGGTCTTTCTATGGGGGAACCACCTACAGCTAAGGGCTATCCTCCTTCTGTTTTTGTAGAAATCCCTATTTTGCTTGAGCGTTCAGGTCTTAATGGTAAGGGTAGTATCACAGGGTTTTATACTGTTCTTGTTGAGGGTGATGACTTTACAGAACCCATAGCTGATAGTATGAAGGCTATTTTGGACGGACATATCATTTTGGATAGGGATTTGTCTGATAGAGGAGTTTATCCTTCTATTAACATTTTAAGTTCTACTTCAAGGTCTCTTCATAGGATAGTAAATTTTGAAAAACAGAAATTAATATCTAAAATTAGAAATTTATTGTCAGTTTATAAAAATTATGAAGATTTGATTAAGACAGGAATTTATCTTAAGGGGTCTAATAAAGAGGTTGATTTAGCAATTTCAAAATACCCAAAGATTATTGATTTTGTGTCTCAGGGAATGCAAGAAGAATTTGATTTTGAAAATTTAGATAATGAGATAAGAGAAATATTAGCTTGA
- the fliF gene encoding flagellar basal-body MS-ring/collar protein FliF, which produces MSNFVTNFFASVKTVFKKASMIQRIAFGVIALFVIFALIFLVGFSTKAQSIALFGVGIKDQYLLDRIVQRLDRENVTYTITADGKIYLTDENISKRMRAILVREELVPVHMDPWSLFDIDRWTITDFERNINLRRSITRAVEQHIVALDDVDAVSISLVMPEKALFKESQEAVKASVRITPKPGSDIVTNRKKVEGLVKLIQYAVEGLESDNIAIVDNKGNILNDFSNLDGIDRIDLAEKERKLKLKYESMLRDEIDFALSRVLSVDRFMIARINVKLDTSRQTTESKEYAPIELQPQDPKASYNTRKISDSTVISSQVHKREYQGQGYSPWGPPGQEGNTPPEYQDLSDIIGKSNEFKETKNVALNEKKSLSEKEPARIAGVSLGIFVDGVWDFVYDESGNFIIENGIRKREYKPISDESLKNITDVLQSSFEYKPERGDSITVRNIAFDRLNEFRKIDEDYFASEKFRYFLFIASIVFALLILAFTIFFIASRELERRRRLREEELAKQAHLRRQQALMDGDDIGVDDVVGGLREGDELQSNAEILAREKPEDVAKLIRTWIFKNV; this is translated from the coding sequence TTGAGCAATTTTGTTACTAATTTTTTTGCATCAGTAAAAACAGTTTTTAAAAAGGCTAGTATGATTCAAAGGATTGCCTTTGGAGTTATTGCTTTATTTGTAATTTTTGCACTTATTTTTTTAGTAGGATTTTCTACTAAGGCTCAGAGTATTGCTCTTTTTGGTGTTGGGATTAAAGATCAATATTTATTAGATAGGATAGTTCAAAGACTTGACAGGGAAAATGTCACATATACTATTACTGCAGATGGGAAAATTTACTTAACAGATGAAAACATATCTAAGAGAATGAGAGCAATTCTTGTGAGAGAGGAACTTGTTCCTGTTCATATGGATCCTTGGTCTCTTTTTGATATTGATAGATGGACTATTACAGATTTTGAAAGGAATATTAATCTTAGAAGATCAATTACAAGAGCCGTTGAGCAGCATATTGTTGCTCTTGATGACGTTGATGCTGTTAGTATTAGTCTTGTAATGCCAGAGAAGGCTCTTTTTAAGGAGTCTCAAGAAGCTGTTAAGGCTTCTGTTAGAATTACGCCTAAGCCTGGTTCTGATATTGTTACTAATCGTAAGAAGGTAGAAGGACTTGTTAAGTTGATTCAGTACGCTGTTGAGGGTCTTGAATCGGATAATATTGCAATTGTTGATAATAAGGGAAATATATTAAATGATTTTTCTAATTTAGATGGAATTGATAGAATTGATTTGGCGGAAAAGGAAAGGAAGCTTAAATTAAAATATGAGTCTATGTTGAGAGATGAGATTGATTTTGCTTTAAGTAGGGTTTTGTCTGTTGATAGGTTTATGATTGCAAGAATTAATGTGAAACTAGACACTTCTCGGCAAACTACGGAGTCTAAGGAATATGCTCCTATTGAACTTCAACCTCAAGATCCAAAGGCTTCTTATAATACAAGGAAGATTAGTGATTCTACTGTTATTTCTTCTCAGGTGCATAAGAGGGAGTATCAGGGGCAGGGTTATAGCCCATGGGGACCACCGGGGCAGGAGGGGAATACTCCACCTGAGTATCAGGATTTAAGTGATATTATTGGTAAATCAAATGAATTTAAAGAGACTAAGAATGTTGCTCTTAACGAGAAGAAATCTTTAAGTGAGAAGGAACCTGCTAGGATTGCGGGCGTTTCTCTTGGTATTTTTGTGGATGGTGTTTGGGATTTTGTTTATGATGAATCTGGAAATTTTATAATAGAGAATGGTATTCGTAAAAGAGAATATAAGCCTATTTCTGATGAATCTTTGAAAAATATTACAGATGTTTTACAGAGTTCTTTTGAATATAAACCAGAGAGGGGCGATTCTATTACTGTTAGGAATATTGCTTTTGATAGATTAAATGAATTTAGGAAGATAGATGAAGATTATTTTGCTAGTGAGAAATTTAGATATTTTTTGTTTATAGCAAGCATAGTATTCGCATTGTTGATACTAGCTTTTACAATATTTTTTATTGCCTCCAGAGAACTTGAAAGAAGAAGACGCCTTCGGGAAGAAGAACTTGCAAAACAGGCTCATTTAAGACGTCAACAGGCATTAATGGATGGAGATGACATTGGAGTTGATGATGTTGTTGGTGGACTTAGGGAGGGGGATGAACTTCAAAGTAATGCTGAAATTTTAGCTCGAGAGAAGCCAGAGGATGTTGCCAAGCTAATTAGGACATGGATTTTTAAGAATGTATAA